In Enterobacter cloacae, the following are encoded in one genomic region:
- a CDS encoding guanine deaminase, with product MNYQTAIRGTFFDITQVCDNADAIAHHTRHLVDGLLFIQSGKILAQMTWQEGEQYLDPHKGYIDLRGKLLLPGFVDTHVHYPQTEMIGAFGEQLLEWLTTYTFPVESQFADESYAKEIAEFFVNQLVSHGTTTALVFCTLHPESVDALFTEALRLNMRLIAGKVMMDRNTPDYLTETARQSYRQTRELIQRWHHRGRLGYAITPRFAPTSSPELLAAVSLLREEFPDTWMQTHLSENSNEVAWVSDLWPEHERYLDVYHHYGLTGERCVFAHGIHLHHSEWECLHDTGSAVAFCPTSNLFLGSGLFRLPECWQHKVRMGIGTDVGAGTTFSMLRTLGEAYKVGQLQSYRLRASEAFYHATLGGAHALRLDDKIGNFDPGKEADFIVIDPAVTPLQRLRNGRCKDVYEQLFVLMTLGDERNISETWVNGERVWSTAAVG from the coding sequence ATGAATTACCAGACGGCGATCCGCGGTACATTTTTTGATATTACCCAGGTCTGCGACAACGCAGATGCTATCGCCCATCACACGCGCCACCTTGTCGACGGGCTGCTGTTTATTCAGAGCGGTAAAATTCTGGCACAGATGACCTGGCAGGAGGGGGAACAATACCTTGATCCCCACAAAGGCTATATCGACCTGCGTGGCAAACTGCTGCTGCCCGGTTTTGTCGATACCCACGTCCATTACCCGCAAACGGAGATGATCGGCGCGTTTGGTGAGCAATTGCTGGAATGGCTGACCACCTACACCTTCCCGGTGGAGAGCCAGTTTGCCGATGAGAGCTACGCGAAAGAGATAGCGGAATTTTTCGTTAACCAACTGGTGAGCCACGGTACAACCACTGCGCTGGTGTTTTGCACGCTGCATCCTGAATCCGTCGATGCGCTGTTTACCGAGGCACTGCGCCTCAATATGCGTCTTATTGCCGGAAAGGTAATGATGGACCGGAACACGCCTGACTATCTGACGGAAACTGCCAGACAGAGCTACCGGCAAACGCGGGAGCTGATCCAGCGCTGGCACCACCGGGGACGGTTGGGTTATGCCATTACGCCCCGCTTTGCCCCAACCTCATCACCGGAACTGCTCGCGGCAGTCAGCCTGCTCAGGGAGGAGTTCCCGGACACCTGGATGCAGACCCACCTGAGCGAAAACTCTAACGAAGTGGCCTGGGTGAGCGATCTCTGGCCAGAACACGAGCGTTATCTGGATGTGTATCACCACTACGGCCTGACCGGTGAGCGCTGCGTGTTTGCCCACGGTATTCACCTGCACCACAGCGAGTGGGAGTGTCTGCATGACACGGGTTCGGCAGTGGCCTTTTGCCCTACCTCCAACCTGTTTCTTGGCAGCGGGCTGTTTCGCTTACCCGAATGCTGGCAACACAAGGTTCGAATGGGTATCGGGACTGACGTGGGGGCAGGAACCACCTTCAGCATGCTGCGTACGCTGGGAGAAGCCTATAAGGTAGGTCAGTTGCAGAGCTACCGCCTGCGCGCCAGCGAAGCGTTTTACCATGCCACACTGGGAGGCGCTCACGCCCTGCGGCTGGACGATAAGATTGGCAACTTTGATCCGGGCAAAGAGGCCGATTTTATCGTTATTGACCCGGCCGTCACACCACTACAGCGCCTGCGTAACGGACGCTGTAAGGATGTCTACGAGCAACTGTTTGTGCTGATGACCCTGGGTGACGAACGCAATATCAGCGAAACCTGGGTCAACGGCGAGCGAGTGTGGTCAACTGCCGCGGTAGGTTGA
- a CDS encoding OHCU decarboxylase encodes MITLRIFNQLSHEEARARLLPCVAIPGWADELVRGRPYPSRGALFRAAHACAQTWDENALTLALLAHPRIGEKPAGVQAEAAFSRQEQGAVNDRDALLAQALREGNARYEARFGRVFLIRAKGRSGEDILQALDARLKNSDAQEVQAALAQLREITLLRLEGVVSE; translated from the coding sequence ATGATCACACTGCGCATTTTTAACCAACTGAGCCACGAAGAGGCTCGCGCGCGGTTACTCCCCTGCGTGGCAATTCCCGGCTGGGCTGATGAGCTCGTGCGCGGACGTCCTTATCCCAGTCGGGGCGCATTGTTCCGCGCGGCCCATGCATGCGCGCAAACCTGGGATGAGAACGCGCTAACGCTTGCCCTTCTTGCTCATCCGCGTATCGGTGAGAAACCCGCAGGTGTACAGGCCGAGGCGGCGTTTTCGCGCCAGGAGCAGGGAGCCGTCAATGACCGCGATGCGCTGCTTGCCCAGGCGCTGCGGGAAGGCAATGCGCGCTATGAGGCCCGCTTTGGCCGCGTCTTTTTGATCCGCGCGAAAGGCCGTAGCGGGGAGGATATTTTGCAGGCGCTGGATGCGCGGCTGAAGAACAGCGATGCGCAGGAGGTGCAGGCTGCACTGGCGCAGTTGCGGGAAATTACGTTACTACGGCTGGAAGGAGTGGTTAGCGAATGA
- a CDS encoding allantoin racemase, which yields MSSVCIQVINPNTSPGMTETIGAAARAVAAPGTEILAVCPGEGVPSIEGHFDEAIAAVGVLEQIKKGRQQGVDGHVIACFGDPGLLAARELAQGPVIGIAEAAMHMATMVATRFSVVTTLPRTLIIARHLLHQYGFQNHCAALHAIDLPVLALEDGSGLAQEKVRARCIQALKEDGCGAIVLGCGGMATLAQELTRELHVPVIDGVSAAVKMVESLVALGLSTSKHGDLAFPENKALSGKFQTLNSF from the coding sequence ATGTCGTCTGTCTGTATACAAGTCATCAACCCCAACACCAGCCCCGGAATGACGGAAACCATCGGCGCGGCAGCCCGTGCGGTGGCTGCACCGGGAACGGAGATCCTCGCCGTGTGCCCGGGGGAAGGTGTGCCCTCTATCGAAGGTCACTTCGATGAAGCTATTGCTGCCGTGGGCGTCCTCGAACAGATCAAAAAAGGCAGGCAGCAGGGTGTGGACGGTCACGTTATCGCCTGCTTTGGCGATCCGGGTTTGCTGGCGGCGCGTGAGCTGGCGCAAGGACCGGTCATCGGTATCGCTGAAGCGGCCATGCATATGGCGACGATGGTGGCGACACGTTTTTCTGTTGTGACCACACTGCCGCGCACGCTGATTATCGCCCGCCATCTGCTGCATCAGTATGGTTTTCAGAACCACTGTGCTGCCCTGCACGCCATTGATCTCCCGGTGCTGGCACTGGAAGACGGTAGCGGTCTGGCGCAAGAGAAGGTGCGGGCCCGTTGTATTCAGGCACTGAAAGAGGATGGCTGCGGGGCGATTGTACTGGGTTGTGGTGGCATGGCGACGCTGGCGCAGGAGCTGACGCGTGAGCTGCATGTTCCTGTCATCGATGGCGTCAGTGCGGCGGTGAAAATGGTCGAATCGCTGGTGGCGCTGGGGCTGTCAACCAGCAAGCACGGCGATCTGGCGTTCCCGGAGAACAAAGCGTTAAGCGGTAAATTTCAGACATTGAATTCATTTTAA
- a CDS encoding allantoin permease, translated as MPNTQNAQQGKAADSSAVYSPRLCNEDLAPTRDQNWSWYNIFSFWMSDVHSMGGYVVAASFFTLGLASWQVLLCLLVGICIVQLCANLVAKPSQMAGVPYAVISRQAFGVFGANIPAVIRGLIAFAWYGIQTWLAANALMLVVLKFWPSLSGLTTASFLGLSHLGWICFAIMWVLQAMVFWHGMSAIKRFIDIAGPAVYVVMLALAGWIVYKTGFDGISFTLASKSLSTGEQTWQMITATALVVSYFSGPLLNFGDFSRYGKSMGEIRRGNRWGLPFNFLLFSIVTVVIVSGTQSLFGRMITDPIETVSRVGNDLAVAVGLLTMITATIGINIVANFVSPAFDFSNCSPQKISFRTGGMIAAVGSILLTPWNLFNSPELIHYTLDVLGAFIGPLFGILIADFYLIKRGKVSVNDLFDDTPEGKYWYRNGFNPKAIGALVPSVVAGLVIGFIPALHEVANFSWFIGVFLGGVTYRWLAREDREEAADPQFTSRVATQKE; from the coding sequence ATGCCAAATACACAAAACGCGCAGCAAGGTAAGGCCGCTGATTCCAGTGCGGTTTACAGCCCACGGCTTTGCAATGAGGATCTGGCACCAACGCGTGACCAGAACTGGAGCTGGTACAACATCTTTTCTTTCTGGATGTCGGACGTCCACAGCATGGGAGGTTATGTCGTTGCCGCGAGCTTCTTTACGCTCGGGCTGGCAAGCTGGCAGGTGTTGCTTTGCCTGCTGGTGGGGATTTGCATTGTGCAGCTGTGCGCTAACCTGGTGGCCAAACCGAGCCAGATGGCGGGCGTGCCCTATGCGGTGATCAGCCGTCAGGCGTTTGGCGTCTTCGGGGCGAACATCCCGGCGGTGATCCGCGGGCTTATTGCTTTCGCGTGGTACGGTATTCAGACCTGGCTGGCTGCCAACGCCCTGATGCTGGTGGTGCTGAAGTTCTGGCCGTCACTTTCTGGCCTTACCACAGCGTCGTTCCTGGGCCTGTCGCATCTTGGCTGGATCTGCTTTGCCATTATGTGGGTGTTGCAGGCGATGGTCTTCTGGCACGGCATGAGCGCCATCAAGCGCTTTATTGATATCGCCGGCCCGGCGGTGTACGTGGTGATGCTGGCACTGGCGGGATGGATTGTATACAAGACCGGATTCGACGGGATCTCCTTTACCCTTGCCAGCAAATCCCTGAGCACCGGTGAGCAAACCTGGCAAATGATCACCGCCACGGCGCTGGTCGTCTCCTACTTCTCCGGGCCGCTGCTCAACTTTGGCGACTTCTCCCGCTATGGGAAAAGCATGGGTGAAATCCGTCGCGGTAACCGCTGGGGCTTGCCGTTTAACTTCCTGCTGTTCTCCATCGTGACCGTGGTGATTGTTTCCGGTACGCAGTCGCTGTTTGGCCGCATGATCACCGACCCGATTGAAACCGTCAGCCGCGTGGGTAACGATCTGGCCGTCGCTGTAGGTCTGCTGACCATGATCACCGCCACCATCGGGATCAACATCGTGGCGAACTTTGTCTCTCCGGCGTTCGATTTCTCTAACTGCTCACCGCAGAAGATCAGCTTCCGCACCGGAGGAATGATTGCCGCCGTGGGATCTATCCTGTTAACCCCGTGGAACCTGTTCAACTCACCAGAGCTTATCCACTACACCCTGGATGTGCTCGGCGCGTTTATCGGCCCGCTGTTTGGTATCCTGATTGCGGATTTCTACCTGATTAAGCGCGGGAAGGTTTCCGTAAACGATTTGTTCGATGACACGCCAGAAGGCAAATACTGGTATCGCAACGGGTTTAACCCGAAAGCCATCGGCGCACTGGTACCGTCTGTTGTCGCAGGACTGGTGATCGGCTTTATCCCGGCCCTGCATGAAGTGGCGAACTTTAGCTGGTTTATCGGCGTCTTCCTCGGTGGCGTGACCTACCGCTGGCTGGCACGTGAAGATCGTGAAGAGGCCGCCGATCCGCAGTTTACCTCCCGCGTGGCAACGCAGAAAGAGTAA
- a CDS encoding 5-hydroxyisourate hydrolase has product MSTLSTHILDISTGTPAQGVTVHLEREGALVATGVTNGNGRITEFVPLLTAGRYRLVAELGAWFAQTGRDTLYPCAQIDFVIGETADEHFHLPFVIAPGGWSTYRGS; this is encoded by the coding sequence ATGAGTACGCTAAGTACGCATATTCTCGATATTTCGACGGGTACCCCCGCGCAGGGCGTTACGGTTCATCTTGAACGGGAAGGGGCGTTAGTCGCCACTGGCGTGACCAACGGCAATGGCCGCATTACGGAGTTTGTCCCGCTTCTGACTGCGGGGCGTTACCGGCTGGTGGCGGAGCTGGGAGCCTGGTTTGCCCAAACCGGACGCGATACGCTCTATCCCTGCGCGCAGATTGATTTTGTGATTGGGGAGACGGCAGACGAACACTTTCATCTGCCGTTTGTGATTGCACCTGGCGGGTGGTCAACCTACCGCGGCAGTTGA
- a CDS encoding GntR family transcriptional regulator — translation MNNVKSLHAAPDLHDKDESIFQALMTAIVEHQLLPGSKLPEEALSGVFGVSRTGIRKVLQRLAAVQMVTLTPKRGAHVASPTVEEAQHIFRTRALLEVANLPDVMAHCQPPHLAALDAIIRQEQQAHEAYDGPAAIRHSANFHIQLQAISGNQVLTEMVTSLSQRSSLVIATWGAPWRQGCRCNDHEQLVELLRQKALQPLSDALMHHFEHIVASLCFERAGECLPDFARLFAGHKES, via the coding sequence ATGAACAACGTAAAAAGTCTGCACGCCGCGCCAGACCTGCATGACAAAGACGAATCCATCTTTCAGGCGCTGATGACCGCAATTGTCGAACATCAGCTGCTGCCGGGAAGTAAATTGCCGGAAGAAGCACTGTCCGGGGTGTTTGGCGTGAGCCGCACGGGTATTCGCAAGGTGCTGCAACGGCTCGCCGCTGTGCAAATGGTCACCTTAACGCCCAAACGTGGTGCACATGTTGCCAGCCCGACGGTAGAAGAGGCGCAGCACATCTTTCGCACGCGCGCTTTGCTGGAAGTGGCTAACCTGCCGGACGTGATGGCGCATTGTCAGCCGCCGCATCTGGCCGCACTGGACGCCATCATTCGTCAGGAGCAGCAGGCGCATGAGGCTTACGACGGTCCGGCGGCGATCCGCCACTCCGCCAATTTCCATATCCAGCTGCAGGCCATTTCCGGCAACCAGGTGCTGACTGAGATGGTCACCAGCCTGAGTCAGCGCTCGTCGCTGGTGATTGCCACGTGGGGTGCGCCGTGGCGTCAGGGTTGTCGCTGCAACGACCATGAACAGCTTGTGGAACTGCTGCGCCAGAAAGCGCTCCAGCCGCTCAGTGATGCCTTAATGCACCATTTTGAACATATCGTCGCCAGCCTCTGTTTTGAACGGGCGGGCGAGTGTCTTCCAGATTTTGCCCGGCTGTTTGCCGGCCACAAGGAGTCGTAA
- a CDS encoding (2Fe-2S)-binding protein — translation MKIQPTPPAHCTFEPEDWLRLAQCWHPVARACDIGAAPVKATLLDEPLVIYRINDQVVVARDVCPHRGVPLTLGFHDEHGIICPYHGLRFGEDGRCNRIPSSPDQPVPAKLNLINYAVEERFGLIWTCLAFDPDNPAPLPTMPHWNDDGFQQINCPAFEVNGFAGRQVEGFLDVAHFAWIHTDTFADPDNQQVPTYQPQETAFGFVADYWSSVSNYPANSDTQAPEGFQWLRHFEMHLPFTATLTIHFPGGSRLVIMNAASPVSSRVTRMFAPIARNVDLHIPVEDVHAFNLRIFEEDRLMVESQRPERLPLDLSLEAHIPADKSSIAYRRGLKKMGFGAFFLV, via the coding sequence ATGAAAATACAACCGACTCCACCTGCCCATTGTACATTTGAGCCAGAGGACTGGCTGCGTCTGGCACAATGCTGGCATCCGGTTGCCCGGGCATGCGACATCGGCGCTGCACCGGTCAAGGCAACCCTGCTGGATGAACCGCTGGTCATCTACCGGATTAACGATCAGGTCGTGGTCGCCCGTGACGTCTGCCCGCACCGTGGTGTACCGTTGACGCTGGGATTTCACGATGAACACGGGATTATCTGCCCCTATCATGGCTTGCGCTTTGGTGAGGATGGTCGCTGCAACCGTATTCCGTCCAGCCCCGATCAGCCCGTTCCGGCGAAGCTCAATCTGATTAACTATGCCGTGGAGGAACGTTTTGGGTTGATCTGGACCTGCCTGGCGTTTGACCCGGATAACCCTGCGCCGCTGCCCACAATGCCGCACTGGAATGACGATGGTTTTCAGCAGATCAACTGCCCGGCGTTTGAAGTTAACGGCTTTGCTGGCCGTCAGGTCGAAGGCTTTCTGGATGTCGCTCATTTCGCGTGGATCCACACCGACACCTTTGCCGACCCGGATAACCAGCAGGTACCGACATATCAGCCACAGGAAACAGCATTTGGCTTTGTCGCCGACTACTGGAGTTCAGTAAGCAATTATCCGGCGAATTCGGATACGCAAGCGCCGGAAGGCTTCCAGTGGTTGCGTCATTTTGAAATGCATCTGCCGTTTACCGCGACGCTGACTATCCACTTTCCGGGTGGATCCCGTCTGGTGATCATGAATGCCGCATCGCCCGTATCATCACGCGTCACCCGTATGTTTGCCCCCATTGCGCGCAATGTTGATCTGCATATCCCCGTGGAAGATGTGCATGCCTTCAACCTGCGCATCTTTGAAGAAGACCGCCTGATGGTGGAATCTCAGCGCCCGGAAAGGCTGCCGCTGGATCTCTCCCTTGAAGCTCACATTCCTGCAGATAAAAGCTCCATTGCCTACCGCCGTGGGCTGAAAAAAATGGGTTTTGGCGCGTTTTTCCTGGTATGA
- a CDS encoding ABC transporter substrate-binding protein has translation MKPQARTHFTLSLLTAAILCASTAAWAANVPAGTVLAEKQELVRNNGNEPASLDPHKVESDVEFNIISDLFDGLVSVSRDGEIQPQLAEKWENKDNTVWTFHLRPGITWSDGTAITAQDVVWSWQRLVDPKTASPYASYPGNMHIVNGTDIAQGKKAPDTLGVKAINDTTLEVTLTQPNAAFLAMLAHPSLVPVDKVLISRFGEKWTKPEHIVTSGAYKLSQWVVNERIVAERNPRYWDNTHTVINKVTYLPITSEASDVNRYKAGEIDIAYTVPINQFAQLRKTLGSELDVSPQLATYYYEFNTTRPPFNDVRVRKALNMALDKDIIAGKVLGQGQRPAWLISQPDIGGVKLQAPDYASWPMDKRIAEAKKLLAEAGFNASHPLSFNLLYNTSESHQRIAIAASSMWKKNLGVEAKLQNQEWKTMLDTMHTHDFDAVRYAWIADYDDAATFLNNFRTGDSENTSQYSNPDYDQALLNAAKAKTPEARGKFYQQAEDLLGRDVPAIPIYHYVRTHLVKPWVGGFAPDKLGYYFTRDMYIKKH, from the coding sequence ATGAAACCACAAGCACGCACCCACTTTACACTCTCTTTGTTAACCGCAGCCATTCTGTGCGCCAGCACGGCGGCCTGGGCGGCTAACGTGCCAGCAGGAACTGTGCTGGCAGAGAAACAGGAGCTGGTCAGGAATAATGGTAACGAACCGGCGTCACTCGACCCGCATAAAGTCGAAAGCGACGTCGAATTCAATATTATCAGCGATTTATTCGACGGGTTAGTCAGCGTCTCCCGGGACGGTGAAATCCAGCCACAGCTGGCAGAAAAATGGGAGAACAAGGACAACACCGTCTGGACGTTCCATCTGCGTCCGGGCATCACCTGGAGCGACGGTACCGCCATCACCGCACAGGATGTGGTATGGAGCTGGCAGCGCCTGGTTGACCCTAAAACGGCGTCTCCGTATGCCAGTTATCCTGGCAACATGCACATCGTCAATGGAACCGATATTGCCCAGGGCAAAAAAGCCCCCGACACGCTGGGTGTAAAAGCCATTAATGACACCACGCTGGAAGTGACGCTGACGCAGCCTAACGCGGCTTTCCTGGCGATGCTGGCGCACCCGTCGCTGGTGCCGGTGGATAAAGTGCTGATTAGCCGCTTTGGCGAAAAGTGGACCAAGCCAGAGCATATTGTCACCAGCGGTGCGTATAAGCTGTCGCAGTGGGTGGTGAATGAACGCATTGTGGCCGAGCGTAATCCACGCTACTGGGATAACACCCATACGGTCATCAATAAGGTGACGTACCTGCCAATCACCTCTGAAGCGTCAGACGTTAACCGCTACAAAGCGGGTGAAATTGATATTGCTTACACGGTGCCGATCAACCAGTTCGCCCAGCTCAGGAAAACGCTGGGCAGTGAGCTGGATGTTTCTCCGCAACTGGCCACTTACTATTACGAGTTCAACACCACCCGGCCGCCGTTTAACGATGTCCGCGTGCGTAAAGCGCTGAACATGGCGCTGGATAAAGACATCATTGCCGGGAAAGTCTTAGGGCAGGGGCAGCGCCCGGCATGGCTTATCAGCCAGCCGGATATTGGTGGCGTCAAGCTACAAGCCCCGGATTACGCCAGCTGGCCGATGGATAAACGCATTGCGGAGGCGAAAAAACTGCTGGCTGAAGCCGGTTTTAACGCCAGCCATCCGCTGAGCTTTAATCTGCTCTACAACACCTCCGAATCGCATCAGCGTATTGCGATAGCCGCCAGCTCGATGTGGAAGAAAAACCTCGGCGTGGAAGCGAAGCTGCAAAACCAGGAGTGGAAAACCATGCTGGATACGATGCACACCCATGATTTTGATGCGGTGCGCTATGCATGGATTGCTGATTATGATGATGCCGCCACCTTCCTGAACAACTTCCGCACTGGCGACAGCGAAAACACCAGTCAGTACAGTAACCCGGACTATGACCAGGCGTTGCTTAACGCTGCGAAAGCGAAAACGCCGGAAGCGCGCGGTAAATTCTACCAGCAGGCAGAAGATCTGTTGGGGCGTGATGTCCCGGCGATCCCGATCTACCACTATGTCCGTACGCACCTGGTGAAGCCGTGGGTAGGGGGATTCGCGCCAGATAAACTGGGTTACTACTTCACCAGAGATATGTACATCAAAAAGCACTAA
- a CDS encoding monooxygenase, producing MKAIVIGAGIGGLSAAVALKNAGIDCTVFEAVKEIKPVGAAISIWPNGVKCMQHLGMGDMMEIYGGPMRFMAYKDHRRGDTLTRFSLTPLVERTGGRPCPVSRAELQREMLNFWGRDAVQFAKRVEHVVEDDAGVTVTFTDGSTATGDFLIAADGSHSAVRPYVLGYTPERRYAGYVNWNGLVKIDEEIAPAHQWTTFVGEGKRVSLMPVSGGRFYFFFDVPLPVGLAEDRNTLRADLTGYFRGWAAPVQKLIEALDPETTNRIEIHDIDPFNSLVRGKVALLGDAGHSTTPDIGQGGCAALEDAVVLGDCVRGTHNIELALRQYEALRRERVRDLVLKARKRCDITHGKDMALTQAWYQELREETGERIINGLCDTIQGGPLG from the coding sequence ATGAAAGCGATCGTCATTGGTGCGGGAATAGGTGGTCTGAGCGCTGCCGTGGCGTTAAAGAACGCCGGAATTGACTGTACCGTGTTTGAGGCAGTGAAAGAGATCAAGCCCGTTGGTGCGGCCATCTCCATCTGGCCAAATGGGGTGAAATGCATGCAGCACCTCGGTATGGGCGACATGATGGAGATCTACGGCGGGCCAATGCGTTTTATGGCCTACAAAGATCACCGGCGCGGCGATACCCTGACCCGCTTTAGCCTTACCCCGCTGGTCGAACGTACCGGAGGACGCCCCTGCCCCGTATCACGTGCTGAGCTGCAGCGCGAGATGCTTAACTTCTGGGGGCGCGACGCCGTTCAGTTCGCTAAGCGTGTCGAACACGTCGTTGAAGATGATGCTGGCGTCACCGTCACTTTCACCGATGGCAGCACAGCCACAGGGGATTTTCTGATTGCCGCCGACGGCAGCCATTCTGCAGTACGTCCCTATGTGCTGGGGTACACCCCTGAGCGCCGCTACGCCGGTTATGTCAACTGGAATGGGCTGGTGAAGATTGATGAAGAGATTGCCCCTGCCCACCAGTGGACCACCTTTGTCGGAGAAGGTAAGCGCGTCTCGCTGATGCCCGTCTCTGGCGGACGCTTCTATTTCTTTTTTGATGTCCCGCTTCCTGTCGGTCTGGCGGAGGATCGCAACACCCTGCGTGCCGATCTCACTGGCTACTTCCGCGGTTGGGCAGCGCCAGTGCAGAAACTTATCGAAGCACTTGATCCAGAAACCACTAACCGCATCGAAATTCACGATATCGATCCCTTCAACAGCCTGGTTCGCGGCAAGGTGGCACTCCTGGGAGATGCCGGACACAGCACCACACCGGATATCGGCCAGGGAGGCTGTGCAGCGCTGGAAGATGCCGTGGTACTGGGGGATTGCGTGCGTGGAACCCACAACATTGAGCTGGCGCTGCGACAGTACGAAGCGCTGCGCCGCGAGCGGGTGCGTGACCTGGTGCTGAAGGCCCGCAAACGCTGTGACATCACGCACGGTAAAGATATGGCGCTAACTCAGGCCTGGTATCAGGAGCTGAGAGAAGAGACCGGAGAGCGCATTATCAACGGTCTGTGCGACACCATTCAGGGCGGGCCATTAGGCTGA
- a CDS encoding xanthine hydroxylase reductase, which yields MGDMLSVIVDGLWRQGNKSLAVRLVAENGEALPDWQPGAHIDVHLPCGIVRQYSLTGPCGDEGYLICVGRETASRGGSRYIHETLRPGQRLLISSPRNVFPLHQAERVLLLAAGIGITPLYAMALQLEASGTPFTLHYYVKSRESAAFIRELSRLFHYGECAVHASCEGESPRTHLAQDLSAPHAGLHVYTCGPAEFMAKVREVATANDWAETHVHSEAFQPVAPPAGGETHNVFTVTLASTGERWSVPADKTIAQVLLENGVAVPLSCEMGICGACLTPVIDGVVDHRDTVQSEAEKGAVDQQVALCCSRSHSGELVIGL from the coding sequence ATGGGTGACATGTTGAGCGTTATCGTTGACGGGTTATGGCGTCAGGGCAATAAGAGCCTCGCTGTCAGGCTGGTGGCAGAAAACGGTGAAGCGCTGCCTGACTGGCAGCCCGGAGCGCACATTGATGTCCACCTGCCCTGCGGAATTGTCCGCCAGTATTCGCTGACCGGACCCTGCGGGGACGAGGGCTACCTCATTTGCGTGGGGCGAGAAACTGCGTCACGCGGCGGATCGCGCTATATCCACGAGACGCTGCGCCCCGGACAACGGCTGTTGATCTCTTCTCCTCGCAATGTGTTTCCGCTTCATCAGGCGGAGCGCGTTTTACTGCTGGCCGCGGGGATTGGTATTACGCCGTTGTATGCGATGGCGCTTCAGCTTGAGGCTTCAGGAACCCCCTTCACGCTGCACTATTACGTCAAAAGTCGTGAAAGTGCAGCGTTTATCCGCGAGCTATCGCGTTTATTTCACTATGGTGAGTGTGCTGTTCACGCCTCCTGCGAGGGAGAAAGCCCTCGCACGCATCTTGCACAGGATCTGTCTGCACCACATGCGGGATTACATGTGTACACCTGCGGACCCGCGGAATTTATGGCAAAGGTACGCGAGGTTGCCACGGCTAACGACTGGGCAGAAACGCACGTTCACAGCGAGGCATTCCAGCCCGTTGCGCCCCCCGCTGGCGGTGAAACCCACAACGTGTTCACGGTCACCCTGGCGTCAACGGGAGAACGCTGGTCAGTGCCTGCAGATAAAACTATCGCCCAGGTGCTGCTGGAAAATGGCGTGGCGGTACCGCTGTCCTGTGAAATGGGGATCTGCGGCGCGTGCCTGACGCCCGTTATCGATGGCGTGGTGGATCACCGGGATACCGTGCAGTCGGAAGCGGAGAAAGGTGCAGTGGATCAGCAGGTGGCACTGTGCTGTTCGCGGAGTCATTCGGGAGAGCTGGTGATTGGGCTGTAA